One window of Novosphingobium sp. P6W genomic DNA carries:
- a CDS encoding MotE family protein, protein MIGLKALTRPTRLMLGVAAVAAVANAIALAASPDIAGAAGPETSRLGASLQDAAAQRDRTAAANRRKLEMREQAVRAGEARLAGQVKQQQAEAAAKPAAADAAGGAGAPSVPYDNLARIYQTMKPNRAGPIFEKLDIEVQKEVATRMRERATAQIMANMSPAGAVELSMALAGRKVIKGAGGSKQAAK, encoded by the coding sequence ATGATCGGTCTCAAAGCCCTGACCCGGCCGACGCGGCTAATGCTGGGCGTCGCGGCGGTGGCAGCGGTTGCCAATGCGATCGCGCTGGCGGCCTCCCCCGACATCGCCGGCGCGGCCGGGCCTGAAACCAGCCGCCTGGGCGCCTCGCTTCAGGATGCGGCGGCACAGCGGGATCGCACCGCGGCGGCAAACCGCCGCAAGCTGGAAATGCGCGAACAGGCCGTCCGCGCAGGCGAGGCGCGCCTTGCGGGCCAAGTGAAGCAGCAGCAGGCCGAAGCGGCTGCCAAGCCCGCCGCTGCGGATGCGGCAGGCGGAGCCGGCGCCCCGTCGGTGCCTTATGACAACCTCGCGCGCATCTACCAGACGATGAAGCCGAACCGCGCCGGGCCGATCTTCGAAAAGCTCGACATCGAAGTGCAGAAGGAAGTGGCCACCCGCATGCGCGAACGCGCCACTGCGCAGATCATGGCCAACATGTCCCCGGCAGGCGCGGTGGAACTGTCTATGGCGCTTGCCGGGCGCAAGGTAATCAAGGGCGCAGGCGGCTCGAAGCAGGCGGCGAAGTAG
- the fliM gene encoding flagellar motor switch protein FliM yields MTGEHDDPASCAPRPETIRLAAVDGDTVPRRGLKAVLESNVISHERLPMLEVVCERMVRNFATSMRNLTSDAIDVNLEAITSVRFGDFMGNMPLPSLFGVFQVKPWESYGVVTVDAGLIYAIVDALLGGRGGARTQPSEARSFTTIEMSLVSRVVQMALDDLASAFEEIAAVTMGLERMESSPRFAAIAEPSNAAAVASYSVSMEGGGGVFSILLPYATIEPVRDKLLQRFMGEKLGRDHIWSAHMASELYNTEVTVDVVLGEKMMSLREVRSLAVGQTIALSHSPEDALQVHCGGVPLGRAHIGQRSSNIAIRMATDISKGYPK; encoded by the coding sequence ATGACCGGCGAGCACGACGATCCGGCTTCTTGCGCACCTCGCCCGGAAACCATCCGCCTTGCCGCCGTGGACGGTGATACCGTGCCCCGCCGGGGCCTGAAGGCCGTGCTGGAATCCAACGTCATCAGCCACGAACGGCTGCCGATGCTGGAAGTGGTCTGCGAGAGGATGGTGCGCAATTTCGCCACCTCTATGCGCAACCTCACCTCCGATGCGATCGACGTGAACCTCGAGGCGATCACTTCGGTGCGCTTCGGCGATTTCATGGGCAACATGCCGCTGCCATCACTGTTCGGCGTGTTCCAGGTAAAGCCCTGGGAAAGCTACGGCGTCGTCACCGTCGATGCCGGGCTGATCTATGCCATCGTCGATGCGCTGCTGGGCGGGCGCGGCGGCGCCCGCACGCAGCCTTCCGAGGCGCGCAGCTTCACCACCATCGAGATGAGCCTCGTCAGCCGCGTGGTGCAGATGGCGCTCGACGACCTGGCCTCCGCCTTCGAAGAGATCGCCGCCGTCACGATGGGGCTTGAGCGCATGGAATCGAGCCCGCGTTTCGCCGCCATCGCCGAGCCCAGCAATGCCGCCGCCGTCGCCAGCTACAGCGTCAGCATGGAAGGCGGGGGCGGTGTGTTCTCGATCCTGCTGCCTTATGCGACGATCGAGCCGGTGCGCGACAAGTTGCTTCAGCGCTTCATGGGCGAGAAGCTGGGCCGCGATCACATCTGGTCGGCGCACATGGCCAGCGAGCTTTACAATACCGAGGTCACCGTCGACGTCGTGCTGGGCGAAAAGATGATGTCCCTGCGCGAAGTGCGCAGCCTTGCGGTGGGACAGACCATCGCGCTCAGCCATAGCCCGGAAGACGCCCTGCAGGTCCACTGCGGCGGCGTACCTCTGGGCCGCGCGCATATCGGCCAGCGTTCCAGCAACATCGCCATTCGCATGGCCACCGACATCTCCAAGGGATATCCGAAATGA
- a CDS encoding flagellar basal body-associated FliL family protein, with translation MSSEVIDVAPVEVSEGAVDGAAGAAKKKRNRLIAIAVVVVGMLAGAGGVWWYMQGSAEHAKPETEAEAPAETSGHGGTADADPSAAYIEVPPMMVNLRGGGAQAKFIKLRFIIVAADGKTDAVKARLPVILDALQPFLRELRPDDLNGAAAVFRIKEEMLRRSTQALGAGMVRDVLIQDLIQQ, from the coding sequence GTGTCCAGCGAGGTGATCGACGTTGCGCCGGTCGAGGTGTCCGAAGGGGCAGTTGACGGCGCGGCCGGAGCAGCAAAGAAGAAGCGCAACCGTCTGATCGCGATTGCCGTCGTGGTGGTCGGGATGCTGGCCGGCGCGGGCGGCGTCTGGTGGTACATGCAAGGCAGCGCCGAACATGCAAAGCCGGAGACTGAAGCGGAAGCGCCGGCTGAAACTTCCGGGCACGGCGGCACAGCGGACGCCGATCCTTCGGCCGCCTATATCGAGGTTCCGCCGATGATGGTGAACCTGCGCGGCGGCGGCGCCCAGGCCAAGTTTATCAAGCTGCGCTTCATAATCGTCGCCGCCGACGGCAAGACCGACGCCGTCAAGGCACGCCTGCCGGTGATCCTCGATGCGCTGCAGCCCTTCCTGCGAGAACTGCGCCCCGACGATCTCAATGGCGCGGCTGCGGTGTTCCGCATCAAGGAAGAAATGCTGCGCCGCTCCACCCAGGCGCTGGGCGCGGGCATGGTGCGCGACGTGCTGATCCAGGACCTGATCCAGCAATGA